Proteins encoded together in one Haemorhous mexicanus isolate bHaeMex1 unplaced genomic scaffold, bHaeMex1.pri scaffold_234_ctg1, whole genome shotgun sequence window:
- the LENG1 gene encoding LOW QUALITY PROTEIN: leukocyte receptor cluster member 1 (The sequence of the model RefSeq protein was modified relative to this genomic sequence to represent the inferred CDS: deleted 1 base in 1 codon): MNILPKKSWHVRNKDNVARVRRDEAAAEVERRKRDARALRAEQEVRTELLRKRARVGGRSPSPPAPPVLFPPPEEAPNREHEAEKRREQERRERALGVLTYLGQSAAEAQTCPPWYLQPPKKAGEGPGRCRGGRKAVLDPLQDMRKGLHRAPSPEKPPQPQPRSPPRAPPERGGGGGLAELRRQRLAREAAEAERSRELLRGLRDPPGTPRNRRDPPDPERQRPYNSQFHPRLARGGTRRK, from the exons ATGAACATCCTTCCGAAGAAGTCGTGGCATGTGCGGAACAAGGACAATGTGGCGCGGGTGCGGCGGGACGAGGCGGCGGCCGAGGTGGAGCGGAGGAAACGGGACGCGCGCGCGCTGCGAGCGGAGCAGGAG gTGCGCACCGAGCTCCTGCGGAAGCGGGCGCGGGTCGGGGGTCGCAGCCCctcccccccggccccccccgtGCTGTTCCCGCCCCCCGAGGAGGCCCCGAACCGCGAGCACGAGGCGGAAAAAAGGCGGGAacag GAACGCCGGGAACGGGCCCTGGGGGTCCTGACCTACCTGGGCCAGAGCGCGGCCGAGGCCCAGACCTGCCCCCCCTGGTACCTGcagccccccaaaaaagctggggag ggtcccgggaGGTGCAGGGGGGGGCGCAAAGCCGTGCTGGACCCTCTGCAGGACATGAGGAAGGGGCTGCAccgagcccccagccctgaAAAACCCCCCCAGCCTCAGCCACggagcccccccagagccccccctgagaggggagggggaggagg GCTGGCCGAGCTGCGGCGGCAGCGCCTGGCCCGGGAGGCGGCCGAGGCCGAGCGGAGCCGGGAGCTGCTCCGGGGgctccgggacccccccgggaccccccggaaCCGGCGGGACCCCCCGGACCCCGAGCGGCAGCGACCCTACAACAGCCAGTTCCACCCGCGGCTGGCACGGGGGGGGACACGGCGCAAGTGA